The Solicola gregarius DNA window GGCCTGCTTGGACAGGTCGTCGAACACGATCAGCACGTGCTTGCTGTCGTACATCCAGTGCTGGCCGATGGCCGATCCGGTGTACGGCGCGAGGTACTTGAAGCCGGCGGCGTCGGAGGCGGGTGCGGCCACGATCGTGGTGTACTCGAGCGCGCCGGCCTCCTCGAGGGCGCCGCGGACGCTCGCGATCGTCGAGCCCTTCTGGCCGATGCCGACGTAGATGCAGCGGACCTGCTTATCGGGATCGCCCGACGCCCAGAACTCCTTCTGGTTGATGATCGTGTCAACCGCGATCGCCGTCTTGCCGGTTTGGCGGTCACCGATGATGAGCTGCCGCTGGCCACGACCGACCGGCGTCATCGAGTCGATCGCCTTCATGCCCGTCAGCAGCGGCTCGTTCACCGACTGCCGCTGGACGACCGACGGCGCCTGCAGCTCGAGGGCGCGGCGACCGGTGGTCTCGATGTCGCCCAGGCCGTCGATCGGCTGGCCGAGCGGGTTGACGACGCGGCCGAGGTAGCCGTCGCCGACGGGAACCGACAGCACCTCGCCGGTACGGCGGACCGGCTGGCCCTCTTCGATGCCGGAGAAGTCACCGAGGATGACGACACCGATCTCGCGCGGCTCGAGGTTCAGCGCGAGGCCGAGAGTGCCGTCCTCGAACTCGAGCAGCTCGTTGGCCATTGTCGAGGGAAGCCCCTCGACGATCGCGATGCCGTCCATCGCCTCCGCGACGACGCCGACCTCTTCGCTCTTGGTGGATTCCGGCTGGTAGTCGGCGACGAACGAAGCGAGTGCGTCGCGGATCTCCTCCGGACGGATCGTGAGCTCCGCCATTTCAGTGTTCCTGCCTTCTCATCGGTCTAGCAAAATCTGGTGGTCGCGAATGGTGGTCAGCCGGCGATGCGCCTGCGGGCGTCCTCGAGTCGACTGGCGACCGTTCCGTCGATGATGTCTTCGCCCACCTCGACGGATACGCCCCCGACGACACTCGCGTCGATGACGACGTTGACGTGTACATCGCGACCGTACTTCCGGCCGAGTGCCGCGGCCAACCGCGTCTTCTCGTCGTCCGACAGCGGGGCCGCGACGCGTGCGGTCGCCACCAGTCGGTTGCGGCGCGATGCCGCGATCTCCGCGAACTCGTCGAGGGTGGCCTCGAAGCCCTTCGCCCGGGCAACCGACGCCTGTCGTGCGAGCGCAACGGTCGCGGCGGAAGCCTTCTCGGAGAGCAGGTTGCCGACGAGCGTTCGCTTCGGACCGGCCTGCACTCCGCGATCGGTCAGCGCCGACCGCAGCGCGGCATCGCCCGCGACGACGCGGCCGAACCGGAACAGCTCGTCCTCGACCTCGTCGAGCCTGCCCGCCTTGTCGGCGCCGGCGACGTGCGCCGTGACGCCCGCCTGCTCGAGACCGTCGGCGAGATCGCGTGCCGCACTCCACCGCCCGCGTACGGCCGCGCCGACGACGTCGAGCGTCGACGCATCGAGGCGGTCACCGAGGATCTGGCGTACCAGGCCCTCCTGGGCGGCCGTCTCGGTCGACGGGTCGGTGAGGGTCCGGCGTAGCCGCGGCTCCGCGTCGAACAGGGCGACGACCTCGAACAGCTCGTCGCCGAGAACATGCGCGTCGGCTCCGCCGGCGACCTGCTGGTCGACGGCCTCGAGCACCGGGATGAGCGACTTCGCAGAGACTCCTCGCATCAGCGAGCCCCTTCGCTGACGCCGCTGTCGCTGCCCTCGAGGTCTTCGATGAAGCGTTCGACGGTGCGACGCTGACGCGTCTCGTCCTCGAGCGACTCACCGACGATCCGCTCGGCGAGCGTCGTGGCGATGGTGCCGACCTCGCGGCGCACCTGGAGGAGCGCCTGCGACTTCTCCGCCTCGACCTGCAGATGCGCGGTCGAGGTGATGCGCTCGGCCTCGGACTGCGCCTGCTCGCGCATCTCTGCGACGATCTGCGCGCCCTGCTCACGCGCCTCCTCGCGGATGCGGGCCGCCTCGTGGCGAGCCTCCGCGAGCTGGGCGTTGTACTGCTCGAGCGCGGCCTTGGCCTCCTCCTGCGCCTCCTTGGCTTCCTTCATCCCGCCTTCGATCGCCGACGTACGCTCCGCGTACGCCTTCTCGAAGTTCGGAACCACGAACTTCCAGATGAGTCCGACGAGGATGAGGAAGACGACGACGACGAGGATGAGCTCCGAGGCGTGCACCGCGAGGGGCTGCGGCTCTTCAGCCGCGAGCTGTGCCCCGCTCATAGCCTGGATTGTCATACCGTGGCCTGCCTTCAGTTCAGATGGAGTCTGGTCACTCGGTGAGCGAACCTGTCAGCACGAACGCGAGCGCGATGCCGATGATCGCGAGCGCCTCGGCGAGGGCGAAGCCGAGAATCGCGATGGCCTGCAGTCGCGACTGTGCCTCCGGCTGGCGGGCGACACCGTTGATGTACGCGGCGAAGATCAGACCGATGCCGATACCTGGCCCAATGGCGGCCAGGCCGTACCCGATCATGTTGAGCGAGCCTCCCACGGCTTTTCCTTTCGTCGTGACGCTTGTGCGTCGGTGTTGAAACTTCTGGGTAGAAAACTTGTCGGGTCAGTGTGGCGGACGGGGTCTCAGTGCTCGTCGGCGAGCGCGCCGCCGACGTACATCGCGGTGAGCAGCGCGAAGACGTACGCCTGCAGGAACATCACCAACAGTTCCAGGAAGCTGACGGCGAGCGCCATCACCAGCGACAGCACGCCGACCGGTGCGTAGACGAGCTTGCCGGACTCGAAGATGAGGTACTCACCGCCGAGCACGAACAGGGCGAGCAGCAGGTGGCCGGCGAACATGTTCGCGAACAGTCGCAGGCAGAGCGTGAACGGGCGGACCAGGATGTTGGAGAAGAACTCCAGCGGGACGATCAGGCCGAGGATCGGGCCCTTGACGCCGCCGGGGATCGTCTGCAGCTTGAAGTAGCCGCCGAACCCGTGCTTGGCGATGCCCGCGCCGTTGTAGAGCAGCCAGGTCAGGATCGCCAGCCCGTACGCGAAGCTCGCCCGCGAGAAGGACGGGAACTGCAGCAGCGGCACCATCCCGAACAGGTTGTTCACGAGCACGAAGAAGAACAGTGCCGTGATGTACGGGACGAACTTGCGGAAGTGCTCGG harbors:
- a CDS encoding F0F1 ATP synthase subunit delta; this translates as MRGVSAKSLIPVLEAVDQQVAGGADAHVLGDELFEVVALFDAEPRLRRTLTDPSTETAAQEGLVRQILGDRLDASTLDVVGAAVRGRWSAARDLADGLEQAGVTAHVAGADKAGRLDEVEDELFRFGRVVAGDAALRSALTDRGVQAGPKRTLVGNLLSEKASAATVALARQASVARAKGFEATLDEFAEIAASRRNRLVATARVAAPLSDDEKTRLAAALGRKYGRDVHVNVVIDASVVGGVSVEVGEDIIDGTVASRLEDARRRIAG
- a CDS encoding F0F1 ATP synthase subunit B → MSGAQLAAEEPQPLAVHASELILVVVVFLILVGLIWKFVVPNFEKAYAERTSAIEGGMKEAKEAQEEAKAALEQYNAQLAEARHEAARIREEAREQGAQIVAEMREQAQSEAERITSTAHLQVEAEKSQALLQVRREVGTIATTLAERIVGESLEDETRQRRTVERFIEDLEGSDSGVSEGAR
- the atpE gene encoding ATP synthase F0 subunit C, whose amino-acid sequence is MIGYGLAAIGPGIGIGLIFAAYINGVARQPEAQSRLQAIAILGFALAEALAIIGIALAFVLTGSLTE
- the atpB gene encoding F0F1 ATP synthase subunit A, which translates into the protein MTTASNTVLAEGFHAPGPESFELPPVFGDVTKPMLLVVLSVIVVFGFFWLASRKAAVVPGRLQFAGEYAYNFSRNSITRDSIGSEHFRKFVPYITALFFFVLVNNLFGMVPLLQFPSFSRASFAYGLAILTWLLYNGAGIAKHGFGGYFKLQTIPGGVKGPILGLIVPLEFFSNILVRPFTLCLRLFANMFAGHLLLALFVLGGEYLIFESGKLVYAPVGVLSLVMALAVSFLELLVMFLQAYVFALLTAMYVGGALADEH